The Gasterosteus aculeatus chromosome 18, fGasAcu3.hap1.1, whole genome shotgun sequence genome segment TGTGCCGATCCTGCAATTAGCGAGTGCAACTCCGAATATCTGTGCCTACAGTCcgaggtcacttcctgtgctTCATCACGAAGAGAATTCTGAACTCAATTAGCCAAACTGTGGTTTTGTTCTGCAGGAAACAACATGACGGAGCCGGTATGCAGGAGCGGGGACGCAACCTGAcgtttgtttgcattttcaGGGACTGTCCTTCATCTAAAAAACCAACCTGGGTGAAGTTCAGCAGCGTGTCCGGTCATGGCGGGGGCGGGATCTTGCAGCTGATAGGCTGCCGTGTTGCCTGTGCCATCCACGCTGTTGGAGGTCATATAAGTCCCGTAAGTAGAGGCGGAATAATACTGGGCATACTGGTTTTGGCCAAACGTCGTATATGAGGGATAATCCTGCAGAGAATAACAGGATATAATCAGCACACAAGAGTgcaaatacaccccccccccccccccccccacacacacacacacacataccccgAAAGAACAATTGGGAACATTGAGATGTTTCACTTGTCTGGAGAGGTTCAAACTGACTTTGGAAAAGGGATTTTTACAAGTGTTCCTTCTCGTTTCTGTAATCTTTTATTCCCTCGATTCTGGAGTTTATATGTCCACCAAAAGCCTTGTGTTGCTGCTTTTTACTGTCCCAGTGGAGATGGACGCTTTTATGAGTAAGCTCTCTAAACCTGTCACTACGTCCATCTCCAAAGGTTCTTTATAAAGtggagcacgcacacacacacacacacacacatagacttaCTGTCTAtaagtctctcacacacacacacacacacacacacacacacacacacacacacagtatgtcccccttaacccacacacacaagccaaacCTTGACTTTTGTCCCTCTAAACAGCCACATCAATCATAGTGCAACATTAAACTCCCCTTTAAGCACTTTACTACCACAAAACAGAGAAATATTCGGAACAAAACACTCTTTTCACAGAGATTCATTGTCTGTTTCTCTCATGAGTTGGTTGCGAGTTCACAATGTAATTGGATTTTATTTCTAGAGAGAGGAAACATTGTGTGGGAGCACGACTGTGAAACCACTTCTCGTCTCAAATACTAACGCAACTGCaccgtaaaaaaagaaaatctccaTCTTTAATTCGACAGTCAACATGACGAGGAAACTCACATTCCCTCAGAGCAAACATGTAGCGTGGTTGATCTGCTCTGGAAAAGAAGTCCCTTTGGGAAATGGGCTTTCTCATTGGGCCTGGGAAAATGTTACTTGAGCTTACTTTTCAGCTGGGCGGTAATAGCGGTGCAGGTTTAAActaaaggaaacacacacttacagtatATAGACCCTGAGGTACCTGCTGTGTGGCTGTGTAGTTGGCGGGGTTGGACACTGAGTTGTTGGTGGCGTAAAGGCCCGAGGAGGGGGTGAAACTGGAACCTTGGAACAAAAAGAACCGGACGGAATTAGACAGCAAAAGCAAGCGGCAGGCATTGAAAGGCAAGATCATTCTCAGCAAGAACATCAAAATCGCTCAGGGTATATTTTTTCGTCAGGCAAATTGAAGCGAGGTTTGTCTCCGGCTGACCTGGCATCTGGTAGGGGGAGTACGCCGTCTGTCCGGGCTGAGGGGTCGTGAAGCCGGGGCTGTAGCTGAGGCCCGTCTGCAGAGGGGACTGACTCTGAGCCAGGCCGCTCTCCGTCTTGATGCCCGGAAGCATCACACCGAGGTCTGTGTGACGAGAACACGCCACAATCAAACTGATGATTGAGCTCCGTATGTAAGTGCAGGTCCACTCGTGCCAcggctttgctttgcttttgctgGCGAGTTATAAAGCCAATTACAACAGTCAATCCAAAAATCATTGTAACAATAACAGGTggtgtttgtatgtgtatttgtTGATACCATAGGAGGACAGCCCGTATGCCTGTCCCGTCTGGGAGTAAGCGGTGTAGACGCCCGGCTGCTGCATGCTGCTGAACTGGGGCTGACCGGCGTACGTCGGCATGGACGGGGCCGCCGGCGTGGAGAGGATGTGAGGATAGGGcctgggtgggggtggggggatagCGGGTGAAAGGTGAGGTCGGCGCAGGACGGACCATGGCACAGCAGGACAGTAGAGAGCGTGATGAGGATTCTTAGAGAGCAGCTGCTTGTTGTGTAAAAGAGGCCCCCGACTCACTTTGATGGGTAGAGCGGAGGGGAATACTGGTGGGCCGAACGGGGGCTGTAACCGCCGCTGGTGATTACTAAAAACATCACAATAATCAGAGACAACAAGGTTATGGATGGTGTCAACTCAAatcttcattttccttttgtcaacccacccccctcccccctgaaaaGCACTGTTCAAGGCAATCTCATTTGAAGCATTATTAATGTTTCCCTTTCAGAGAGCAATTGAGTCCGTGAAACCCTTTCAGGTCTCGTAGTGAAACCCAACGTCTGTTTGAGAGCTTTGGGATGTCAGAGCTCAACGCTGACCGACACCCCCCACTGCCGCTGACCCCCTCGCTGTGTGTTGCTTTCAAAGGTTTTGCATATtggtgagtcccccccccccccccccccctcccctgctctCTCTGGGacgtgtgtgttacctgagcCTGCGTATGTGTCCAGTGCCGTGTCGCCGGCGGTGGTGACCGTGTCGCTGTTGTTCATAGGCTCCGTTTTCACTTGAGAAAGACGGAGAAGATTGGTGTTAGTGAGGACCAATGACCAAgtaccatcacacacacacacataaatgcatACAGGCACACAAAAGGAAAACTACCATGCAGTTTTAAGTATGGGAGCAAATGCTGTGTGCAGGGTTCCTTATGAAATTGGTgcaacatttcacattttaaatgtgtggtAGCGATcgattttaaaaatgcaatcataccATGCTTCCCTGAATTTTTTGCCTCACTTCCCCAGTGAAATTAATAAAATTCCTCAGCTTCTAGTGAATGTCACGACCGTTAAGGAACCCTGCAACTATGTAAAGACTCCACACAGTGGGATCCAAAGAGCAGGGAACACTGCAAAGCAAAAGAAAATTACTGCAAgtctggaaggaaaaaaaaatcagatcagACACCAGCCGTAACTATAGAAACCCATTCCTtttgcattaaaatgaataCCACTGGCGTTTGATTCACACGCATGCACCTCTGTACCATAGTCCTTGGAGCTCGGGGCGGGGGGCGGGCTGCTGCAGcccaacagccaatcagccgTGTTTAGAACTGTCATGTTTTCACCTAAAGGGTGCAAGGTGGGAAGGTGGTGAAGACACGACGTGCTGCATATGGGACTCTCTCATCCGTACGCTAAATATGAGGCTCGAGTGATGgagctgttagcttagcttagcattaaaacATGGATGGTTCTTGTTCCTTCGGACACGCTAGCTAAATGCTAGCTAACGCGCGTGGAGTCGTGTTTCTTGCCATCGGAGAAAGTTTACATTTTGCTCTCGATCAACTCGATGTGCGATGCTCCAGTATTCACAAGCTAGTAGCAAATTCTGTtggtttttgtgtgtatttgacctaaaacagctgcctgctgtGGCCGGAAACGactctaataaaaaaaatgtcttagtATCTATGCGTTGGTCCTGTCTTCTACATACAGGTGATCTGTCATGTGACCTGTGCTAAATATAAACATATTAATTACGATAGAGACTCTCAACACAGTAATACATGTTATTTCCCCAGGTGGTCAAAAAAGTACATCTGTTAACCACCTCACAATCCTCCATGCTGCGTCATTAACtgtatattattatttctttctgATGATTTAAGGACATCGTTCAGCTCGGAACTCCACTTAATTCAACTTCATTAGTCTGCTCAGCGAGGACCACAACCCATCGGACAAGCCCTAATAAAGACAAATGAGTTGCTATGGAGACGGCCCGTGAGCCAGAGCTCTGGCTGATGTCAGGTGAGGGGAATGTTGGGTATGTAGTTTGTTTTGGCTGTGAACGTGTAGTCCTGGCGCTGTCTGCTTAAACCATTAACTGTGAGCTCATCAAAAATGATTTAACTTGCTCTAATATGGTCTGAATGTGCGGCGGAGTCCACTCTGAGCTGCTTCTGTcactgagagtgtgtgtgtgtgtgttgactcctCAAGTTGACTAAAATGCTCTAAAATCTCACTTTTCTCAATGCTGAAATCGCAATGTTCTAAAACCTCactttttccatgacattaGTTTCCATCGCCTGTTAAAACAGCAACAGATCAAAGGATCACTCCTCAACAAAAGCACTTACGTCCCGTGTTATTACATCAAACTGCCTTGTCAAAAAAATATGGCAGCGAGAGGCACAGAGATGAAGAGATCAAGGGTGACAGTAAAATAAGATgagaagagagaagcagagacagacggaggaaaagaaaggcacgaaaaaaagagcaaagacagagagaggagagtgtCGACTGGTGTTGACATCTGAAAGAGCTGTGATGCTTTAATGCTCTTGCAGAGTTTCCAGCACGATTTTctgcttaaacacacacacacacactcacacataagCTACACGCACTTCACTAAGCGGCAGAGCAGAAGTGCTTCTCCGTGTGTTTACACAAGTCCTTGAGCtagtgcagagtgtgtgtgtgtgtgtgtgtgtgattgcatgTGCATGATTTTCACCGTCCTGACTTCAGAGACACAAATCTTTTTACTGgtcttttctttaaaatgaaatCTTAGATCTGCATTTAATCCATCACTTCcacattttttgtaaatgcacTTTTGACAGTTGGATAAGGCGATCGATATGACTGTTTGTGGGATAGAGATGACGCTGCAGCCAGCAGCTGATCAGCTTAGCTGGAAACAGCTAACCGGTCTAATGGTAAAACAATTATTCTACCAGCAGCTTTTAAAGCTCAACCATTTACCTCGCTTTGTTTAATCTGTATAAAAGAAACGTACACACAGTGTTATTTTGATCTTTGGACGGGCCGATCTGCCAACAACTGCCATTCCATTCATTACTGTGGTAGAAAACATATCCCGCCCTCTCACCTCCTGTTCCATTGGTGGTGATGGAGGGGCTGCCGAGGTTGTTCTTGTCCAGCTTGGAGCCCGTCGAATCCCCGCCTCCCACGCGGTTATGAGGACTGGCTAGGTCCTGCATTTCCATAGACCTACGGGGGCGAGAAGAAGATGAACCCTGATCTTGAATGAATATCAGATGGACAGCAGTACGCTCTCACAATCTCCTACCTCTGTATATTATGTTGGGATCTGACTGAACACATTCAATGACACACTGCGTGTTCACACAGgaaccacacgcacacgcacacacacacacacacacacacacacacacacacacacacatagtcatAAACTCCATGCTTCTCCGTAGCAGTTAGCTTACACGAGCATGTGTTCAGAGGCGCTAGACATTGTCCGCGGGCCTGCTGGCTCTTttatggagtgtgtgtgtgtgtgcgcgtgtgtgtatgtgtgtgtgtgtgtgtgtgtgtgtgtgcacttgcatACAAACCCACAGCCTGCCAGCGTGCTTTAGTTTTACAATGTGTTCCACATGCATGACTGGAACCAGCACACAAGGTGGTAATGTTgaagggagagtgtgtgtggagtAAATAGAGACACAAAGAGGACGGTGAGCGTTCACGGTAGAAATCTGTCTTTCATACATCGGTGTTTATTGTTCTTATGGATCCCGATTAGCTGTTACTGCAAACACAACCACTCACAGCAGGGTTCACAACCCCTGCCGGGAGGTTTAAATGAGAGCTTCCCTGCATGGGCACTGTAAGGAAAGCAACATTAAGCCCTCTTTCACGTCCTTTGGTAGTGGACATAGTTTAATGatgactcctgtgtgtgtgtgtatctcatttGAACGT includes the following:
- the eya4 gene encoding protein phosphatase EYA4 isoform X11, coding for MRQGFIHSFNCFDQEIKPKCSSITRGKTNPSQVMLQPVQSLWRIKTEETMEASQDLNEQMVKKSHSESHVPDPSDTRSMEMQDLASPHNRVGGGDSTGSKLDKNNLGSPSITTNGTGGENMTVLNTADWLLGCSSPPPAPSSKDYVKTEPMNNSDTVTTAGDTALDTYAGSVITSGGYSPRSAHQYSPPLYPSKPYPHILSTPAAPSMPTYAGQPQFSSMQQPGVYTAYSQTGQAYGLSSYDLGVMLPGIKTESGLAQSQSPLQTGLSYSPGFTTPQPGQTAYSPYQMPGSSFTPSSGLYATNNSVSNPANYTATQQDYPSYTTFGQNQYAQYYSASTYGTYMTSNSVDGTGNTAAYQLQDPAPAMTGHAAELHPGEFDTVQSPSTPIKELDDRACRSGGSKSRGRGRKNNPSPPPDSDLERVFVWDLDETIIVFHSLLTGSYAQKYGKDPPMAVTLGLRMEEMIFNLADTHLFFNDLEECDQVHIDDVSSDDNGQDLSCNQRQPVPGYGGPRRGRLDEETGLPLPTSQRVV